The Candidatus Poribacteria bacterium nucleotide sequence ATAGATTCGCATAAATCTGACAATATGTCAACTTATTTACGGGCTTTACTATAAACATAATTCCTCACTTCTGCTATCTTTAGCTAATGTGTCTAAGTAATGCTAAAATCTACCATAAAATCAGATTAAACGCAATTGGGATGGGAAATGGAAAAAAGGCTTTAGGTTGCCGTAACCTAAAGCCTCTATTTTAGTTTCAACCTTTGAAATTCCTATTCATCCGAGTCGTCGGGATAATCGATCGACCATTTGCCGCGTCCGTCGCCAGAGGGTTCCTCTTTCCAGAGATCAAGGAAGTGCTCAGGGGCGTTATGCTCCGTGAGATGCACCATAAACATTTCATGCAACTCTTGGACGAGTTCCATGTTATCCGCCGCGATGTTGTTCTCGGCTATCGGGTCTGCGGGTAGGTCGAACAGTTCCGGTCTGCCGTATTCACCGACGGGTGCGTATCCCCAGCGGTCAGTTACGAGGAACGGCACTGTCGCTCGACGTGGAATAGTTCCGTCCGGTGCACCGATATGGCAACCTGTTACGGCGTATTCCCTATGTTGTGCCTCGCCGTTAAGGAGCGCTTGTGCGAAGGAACGTCCCTCGAACGGTTTGGGTGGATCCAAGGTAACACCCGCCAATTCACAGAGGGTCGGCATAATATCCATCGGCTGTGCAATGAGATTGAGGCGTTGTCCGCTCGGGACATCTCCACCGGCGATCAGGAACATCTCATGATTGATTTCCGGATACGTCGGCCAATAGCGTTCATCCTCTGGATCGATATTGGATTTACCCGTTCTACTGTGTTCGCCGATAGACATACCGTGATCGGACAGTACAACAACGAGGGTATCATCCCACAACTCCAAGTCTTCCACTTTCTGCAGCACCCGTCCGATGTGTCGGTCAATGAGTTCGGCTTCACCTGCGTAGTGTGCCCAGAGATTGTGCAGTTCGGCATCCGTGAAGAGCGACGACAGACCGTAGTTCGGATGTATCATCGGTGGACCGGTGTAATCAGGATCGTATCGTTTGACGAGGTATTCGGGCGGATCCCACGGTTCGTGCGGATCGAAGAAGTCTACCCAGAGGAAGAAAGGACCTGAGCGGTGGTTCTCTTCCAGCCATCGAATTGTGGTTTCGGAGGTCCTGCCAGAGAATGTCTCCGATTCGTATTGGTAATAGCGATTCGTCCAACGGTGTGTGTTCGGCAGGGTGTGTCCGCGGTATGACGGATGCGGTCGCGTCTTCTCATTCGGCATGACGACTTTTATCTCGTCGTTATGATGGAGAAGCGGTTTGTCTCCTTCCTGTCCACGATGCTGGAAAGCGGCATCGAAACAGTGCTGGAACCGAACGTTGAACAGGTGCGGGGTGTCACAGATGAGCTGTGTTACGTATCCCTGCTCGCTCAGGAGTTGCGAGATGACACTCCGTCCGCTCAGATCGATTGGCTGCCACGGGTAGTGGGGCCAACCGACTGTTGCCGTCAGAATATCCGTGCGGTGTGGTACCGTCGGGAAGCTACTCATATAGAATTTGTCTACGGCAGTTGCGCGTTCTGCCTCAAATTTATCGAGCAGTGGCGTGCGAATCGGACGTCTCGCCCGTTCGCCAAGATTGTCATACCGAAAGGTATCGGTAATCAATAAAACAATATTCTTCATTGTTTGATAATTCACCTCGTTACGATTGCATATTAGGCAATCATCGGTTTCTAATTAGGTCTTTACCTTTTGGTGGTAAAGTTGTGTAAACTCTCGAACATAAAATTGCACTTTAGACTTCTTGGCGCGTTGTTCTTAGCAAAAATAGTGTCACCAACAGCAACGGCACAATGACTGCCGCAGAAACCGCAATCGGGACCAAGGCACCGATGAGATACGGAAAAAAGAGGATGGAGCCGACCATTGAGCCCTTCAACGCCAGATAGCCATTTTTCTCGTTCGGTTGGAGATAGAGTGAAATACGTGTGCCAACGGTAGCGATGATGCCCAAGATCACCCAAACGATATAAGATTTGTGGAGATCGGGTTCCAACCAATACGGCAAAAAGGCGATGGCAAAAGCGAGAACCGTGGCAACCGCTGAGAGCAGGAGTGCCGGACGGATGCCAATCTGGAGCGGCGTCGTTACAATGCCGAGCTCTTCATCACGCGAGAGGTCTTTGAAGGTGGTGGTAATATGCGTGCCTAAGTCGTAGAGCGTCGTGGCAGCAAAGGCATACCATACCAATCTTGGCACAGTTCCGCTCACCGCTAATGCGCCGAAGACGCTCAGTAGCCCGATTCCCAGAGGCAGTGTGAGGCTTCCTAAGATACCTTTTGCTTTGAAAATAGCGTTGTAGAGATGCGATATTGCGACTAAGCTCATCACCAAAAGCCCGGTTTTAATGTTGAGATAGAAACCGCCAATCACACATAATCCATAGATAATACTCGCCGGGAGAATTGCCTGACGCCGTGTCAGTCGCTGTGAGGGGAGTGGTCGTTCTGGATTCGTGTGTTTATCCGTTTCATGGTGAAAGTAGTCGTTCTTTATCATGCCGGCGAAGTAGCCGCAGAGTGCGATCAACAGTGCTGCCGCGACGCGCCGTGTAAAGTGCCCCTCACTGGCGATGAGTGCACCGGGCAGTGTTGCGACAATCGGAATCGCGAAGAGCGGATAGCGGATGAGTTCGAGATAGGCTTTGAAACGGTTCATGTATCAACTTCCGATTAGAAATTTTCGCGTGGCACACCTGCTTCTGTTACCGGGGAATTTCTGGGTTCGTACGCCTCATCTACACCGTAGAATTGATCGCTTTGTGTTCCTGTGCCGAGTTCAGTGATGTTAGGTCCCACCTGTTTATTTCCTTGGATGAAGTTGTCCCGGAGCCGACCGCCGTCGTAGACTGCCCAACCGACGTTCAACGTTATGTTGTTAGAGACGATCTCTGGTGAAGCAGTGGAATAGCAGACAATAGCGTTTTCATAGTTGGCACGGAGGATGTTATACTGAATACGAGGTCGAGCGTCATCTTCGCATATAATTCCGTAATTGTTAGCTGTGAACTCATTGTATTCTACGTCCGGTGATGCGCTGCCGCGGAATTGGGTGCCTGTGCCGTTCCTATTAAACTCGTTGCTGGTAATCGTGGGACTGGTGCCCTCGGAAAGGATTCCTGTTTTGTTTTCACTGAGGAGACATCTCTCGATTTGGACGGCGTCTGTTCCGCATGTGATGCCGACGGTTGCATGTTGGATGCGGCAATACGTCAGCCTGCTGTTCGGGCTTTCTGCGTCAATCTGAATGCCTGCCCAATCTCCCGCTTTTGGCGGATCGGCGGTTAAAGTTATCTGGGTGTTGATACCGACGTTTTCTTCCATGCCCATCGTACCATAGTCTGTCGTCATTGGCGTGAAGGGTGTTTCTGTTTCAGGTGCTTGTTCCTGCTCACGCTGTCTGCCCAAGGAGCCGAAGACGATCATCCTGTCTGGCGATCCTTCCGCATAGAGTTCACCCCGCACGATGAGTTGGCTCGGCGTATCTATCGGTTCAAAACCGACGATGGTTCCGGATCGGATCGTCAATGTGACACCTGCTGGGACAACAAGGGTGTCGGTAATATAGATGCGTCCGTCCCAGACTTCATTCTCTGTCAGTTCACCGGATTTCTCTATGATTTCCGAGGTGCCGCCTACGTCGAGGTTGAATGCTTCGCCTTGGCATCCGCAGAAGAAAGCGGTTAAAACGCAGACGAGAGGGATGAGGAGGTTGCAGAACGCTAATTTCTGATGTTGATGTGTAGGGGTTGTTATTTTCATACTATAGTTTTAGCATAGGTAGATGTTTATGTCAAGTGCGAAAAAAAGTTTGACATCAGGCATAAAGTTTGCTATAATTGTATAATCAGGTGTTATTTTGTCGTTGCGTGAATTTACACGTCAGAACTTATATGGAATTGATGGGACATTTTGATCGTTTTAGATAGATGATTACACATTTTGGGGCTGGGCACGAGGCGCACGTACATCTCACGCCTACAAAAAGGGACACATAGACAATGTTTGAAAGCTTGGGCGATCGGTTACAAAACACTTTCAAGAAACTCAAGGGACAGGGGAAACTCACAGAGAACAATATCTCTGATACGCTGCGTGAGGTGCGTCGTGCATTTCTGGAAGCCGATGTTAACTATAAAGTCACGCGTGAGTTCATAGAACGCATTAAAGTGCGTGCCTTGGGTCAGGAAGTCCTCGGCAGTCTGACACCAGAGTTACAAATTGCTCGAATCATTGGTGAGGAACTCACCCAATTGATGGGTGAAAAGGCGGAGAAGATTCGCATCGCATCGAGTGGTCCAACGGTAGTTATGCTGGCAGGGTTGCAAGGTGCAGGGAAAACGACTGTCGCAGCGAAGTTAGCACTTAGATTTCGCAAAGAGGGACGTAAACCCTTGCTTGTTGCCGCTGATGTGTATCGACCTGCTGCCATTAAGCAGTTGCAGGTGCTCGGTGAACAGACGGAGACGCCGGTGTTTTCAATGGGCACAGAGGTCTCGCCCGTTGACATTGCGGAGTCATCTGTCAAGGAAGCGTTAGCACACGGACATAACTGTGTTATTATTGACACGGCAGGGCGTTTGCACATTGATGAATCGTTAATGGGTGAACTTCGACAGATCAAAGAACGCGTTGAACCGACAGAAATCCTGCTTATCGTGGATGCAATGACGGGACAGGATGCCGTGAATGTCGCTGAGAATTTCAACAATGATTTGGAGATTGATGGCGTTATCCTCACAAAAATGGATGGCGATGCACGAGGGGGGGCGGCCCTCTCTATCCGGCAGGTCACACAGAAACCGATTAAGTTCATCGGTGTCGGTGAAAAAATTGAAGCCGCAGCGTTAGAGGAATTCCATCCCGAACGGATGTCTTCGCGTATCCTCGGACAAGGCGATTTCCAAACGTTGCTTGAAAAAGCGGAAGAGGTTTTCAGCGAAGATCAGGCAAAGGAACTTGAGCGTAAACTCACGGAGCAAAAAGGGTTAGATTTTGACGATTTTCTTACGCAACTGGAGCAGCTTAAGAATATGGGACCCTTGGATCAATTGATGGATCTGATGCCCTTTAAGAATCAGTTGCCGGTTCAAAACCTGACACCCGATGAAAGCCATTTGCGAACGGCGAAAGCGATCATCCATTCTATGACGCTTGAGGAGCGCAAGAATCCTCGGCTATTGGATAGGAGTCGAAAGCTACGCATTTCCAAAGGCAGTGGAACAACAGTCAATCAAATAAACATGCTGGTTTCGCAGTTGCAGATGATGAATCGTATGTTAAACCAGCAGGCGGCGATGGCGATGCCACAGATGGGTCGAAAAATGGGGGCGTTGCCGGGTTTGAAACGGCAGACATCGAGGAAGCCCCGAAAACGGAGACGCCGCAGATCACGATAGGGCGACTCAGAGAGGGTTGCCTTCTGTGCAAGTAGTGTAAATACCAAGGAGGTATTTTTTGGCAGTTAGAATTAGATTACAACGACACGGTAGAAAGAAACGTCCTTTTTATCGACTTGTTGCGGCTGATGCACGCGCCCAAAGGGATGGGGTGTTTTTAGAACGTCTCGGTCATTACAATCCTATGACAGATCCGGCAGATGTTTTCATTGACGAGGAGAAAGCCCTGAAGTGGTTAAGGCGGGGCGCACAACCTTCCGATACAGCAAAACGACTGCTTACCCAGAACGGGATTCTAATGAAATTTGAATACGAGAAATTAGGGAAACCGATGCCGGGGACTGAAGTCGTCGAAGAAGTCGCAAAAACGGAGGATTCCGAACCTACTGAGACACAAGACCCAGGGTCTGAAACCGATACTGTGCCCACCAAAGCAACGTCTGAATCCGCTGAAGAGGAAGAATAGCACCGGCTTCAACAGGTTCTGGAGACACCGGCGGCAAGCACATCTACTGTAATCCGAAAGTCAACTATGTTCAAAGATTTAATTGAATACATCGTGAAATCTCTTGTTGATTACCCCGACCAGGTGGTGGTTCGTGAAGTAACTGGCGAAACGGTCGTTATCGTTGAGTTGACTGTTACGGAGGAAGATCTGGGGAAGATCATCGGTAGATATGGGCGAACGCTTAAAGCGATAAGAAGTGTTCTGTATACAGCGGGGTTGCAAGCAAAGAAAAAGGTTATTCTTGAACTGATTGAACATCCGAGATCAGACGCGCAGACGGAAGAATAGCAGTCAGCAGAATGGTTTTAACTATCTACGCGTGCCTTTGGATATTGTATCGCAGTGTTTTTGCTTGGGTGTTTCTTCGCGTAGAGAGTTAAGGTTGTCAGTCAGATTTTTTACTCCGTAAAAAATCCTTTCAGTTTTTAGTTAAAGAAGGGGCTGGTGGCAGTAAAGTCTACTGTAACGTCCATAGGTCTTAACCGATAACTGAAAACCGAAAACCAGTAAAAATGATAATCGATGTGCTTGCCCTGTTTCCAGAGATACTCGCGCCAGCGTTGAAGACTGGCATCCTCAAGCGCGTTCAGGACGCTGATAAACTCGTTGTCAACCTCCATGACCTACGAGAGTGGGCGACCGATAAACATAAGTCGGTTGATGATTATCCCTATGGCGGTGGCGCGGGAATGATTCTTAAACCGGAGCCTATTTTCGCAGCAATCGCGGCGTTGAACCCGGAAACTAAAGCACACGTTGTCTATTTGACCCCGCAAGGGATACCCTTGACCCAAGCGGTTGTGGAATCGCTTTCCTTGGAAACACATCTCATCTTTTTGTGTGGGCGCTACAAAGGTGTTGATGAACGGGCGCGCCACCGATTGGTGACAACTGAGATTTCTATTGGAGACTATGTGCTGAGCGGTGGAGAGATCGCAGCGCTCGTTTTGATTGACGCGATTGGGCGCGTCCTTCCCGGAGCCCTCGGTGATTACGAATCAGCACATGTCGATTCGTTCAGTCAAGAGTTACTGGACCATCCACACTACACGCGTCCTGCTGAGTTCGCGGGAATCACTGTCCCTGAAGTGCTTTTGAGCGGACATCATGAGAATATTGAGAAGTGGCGGTATGCGGAGGCACTCAAACGGACCGCAAAGTGCCGTCCAGATCTACTTCAGAAGTTGGAATTGAGCGAAGAGGATGTGGAAATTCTCAAGGCGGCAGGATTGGTGGAGTGAACCAAAGAATTGATGGATCGGTCTTTCGGTGTCCTGTAAATCTGCATAAATATATAATATATATTCAGCACTTATATTTCCTAAGGGGGAATAAACCATGAATTTAATTGAGTCTGTTGAAAATCAATACATGAAGAGCAATATCCCTGAATTTGGTTCTGGCGATGTTGTCAAGGTGAACACTCGTATCCGTGAAGGACAGAAGGAACGCATTCAGGCGTACGAAGGGACCGTGATCCGTCGCTCCCATGGTGGATTGAAAGAGACGTTTACGGTTCGGCGTGTTGCGTTCGGTGCTGGGAGTGAAAGGACTTTCCCGCTCCATTCACCCAATATTGAAAGCATTCAGGTGATTCGATACGGTGCTGTTCGCCGCGCGAAGTTGTATTACTTGCGCGATCGGACCGGAAGGGCTGCCCGTGTCAAAGAACGCAGAAGATAGCCTGATGGAGATGAACGTTTTTGAACTCGCATGCCGGCAAAGTGGCTACAAACAGATTGCTGGCATTGACGAGGCGGGTCGAGGTGCTTTGGCAGGTCCCGTCATTGCCGCGGCAGTCATTTTACCGCCGCATTGCAGCATTAAGGGTTTGCGAGATTCAAAGCAGTTGTCTCCGAAGCAACGTGCCCACCTGTTTGACGAAATCCACGACGTTGCTGTGTCCGTTGGTATCGGTGCCGCCGATCATCGGGTTATTGATCGTTTGAATATTCTTCGGGCGACGCTGTTGGCGATGCAGGAAGCTGTTGAAAAGCTTACACCCTCCCCGGATTACTTGCTCGTCGACGGCTTGGATTTACCCGCAGTCGGAGTTGCCGGTGAAGCAATTCCGAAAGGTGATAGCAAAAGTTGTTCCATTGCAGCAGCCTCTATTATCGCTAAAATCACTCGAGACCGACTCATGGTTGCGTTGGATCGCGCCTACCCTAACTACGGATTCTCGCGGCATAAAGGGTATCCCACATCCCAACATCGACAAGCGATTGCCCAGTTTGGCGCGTCCGAGATCCATCGTCGTACCTTTAAACTCCTTCCGGATGCTTAAGCAGTTGATCGAACTCCATTATAGAACCGCCGATTTTCAATCAGAAATATAAGTCTTTCCTCAAATAGTTATGCAGTGAACGAGGAAAATCCGCAGAAATACCGGGTTTCGTCTGAGATAGACGGGATTTCGTCTGGGAATAGACTAAATCCGTTCCTTGTAGGGCATTTCCATTCCTTGTATTACGTTTGCCAAAGCCTCCACACCTTCGCTGGCAAGGGGCAATATTGTATCCTCGCCTACCCGCAATGTCCAAGTAATTGTGAATGTTACTATAACATGTAAACACTACTACTCTATACACCGTTTAAGTATTTGGTTAGATAGCCTGCCTTCGCTTAACTTGAGGTCTTGCTTGAAGAGGGATAGGTAACAAAGGAGCGGAACGATGAAATCAGTCTTACCTAAACGAGTCATGCGGTGGTTTTTCATCGTGCTTATGGGGTTCCTCGTAACATTGGCAGGCCACTTACCTGTCGATGCCGTGAAAATTGCCTTCCAATCAAATCGAGATTTCGCTGATTTTGAGTTTAAATATAATATCTATGTGATAGACACTAACGGGAAGCACCTCCTTAGACTCACACAGGGGCAGTCGTCAAATTTGAATCCAGCGTGGTCGCCGGACGGGACCAAAATAGCCTTTGCTTCAAGCCGCAAGGGCAATTTGGGCATTTATGTAATGGATGCCGACGGTAGCAATCCGATCAACCTCACGCAAAGTCCAAACGGAGGCGACTGGTCTCCTGACTGGGCACCGGACGGGAATCGAATCGTCTTCAACTCAAGGCGGGATCGTAACGAGGAAATCTACGTGATAAATGCGAAGGGTGCGAATCTTATCAATCTGACGCAACATTTGAAGTCTGATCGCTCCCCGAGTTGGTCTCCAGACGGGAGTCGAATCGCCTTTTCTTCGGATCGTGATGGTGATTATGAGATCTATGTGATGAACGCCGATGGTACCAATCCCATTCAACTGACCGAAGATCTATGGGCATCAGATGAAGGACCTGCGTGGTCTCCAGACGGGAGTCGAATCGCTTTTTCTTCAGATCGTGATGGGGACAATGAGATCTATGTGATGAATGCTGATGGCAGTAATCCTGTTCAATTGACCCATAACTTATGGGAGATAGACTTTGCGCCGGCGTGGTCTTCAGGTGGGACGAAAATTACCTTTAGTTCATTCAATCATGTCCGCTCCGCCGATATTTATGTGATGAATGCTGATGGTTCTGATCTCGTCAACCTCACTCAAAATCAAAGTGGAGACGATTTCGTGAGTTCTTGGCAGCCAACACCATTGGCGGTTTCCTCACAAGAGAAGTTGGGGACATTGTGGGGCAGAATCAAGCAGAAGCGGGTAAAATGACATTTCCAGTAGTAAAAAGGGTATTCTGACATGCTTAAGGGAGGAGAAAATGAGAATTCGATTGGGACTATTGACGCCGCCAAACGATCAACGAAAAAACCTACTGTTCTTTTTCCTGTTAGGGATGTTGGCGGTGATAAGTACAACGCGGGTTGCTGGGGCTCAAATCGCTTTTACATCGGGGGATTGGATACCCGGACCGAATATTTATATCGTGGATTCTGAGGGGAAGAAGGTGCGACAACTCACTGACCACGAACGAGGGGACTGGAGCCCAACTTGGTCCCCGGACGGAAGGTGGATCGCCTTTGAATCCGAGCGGGTTGGACATCCAGAAATCTATGTAATGGAAGCAAACGGACGTAACCCGATTAACCTGACTCAGCATCCTGCACCGGATCGTAG carries:
- a CDS encoding KH domain-containing protein, producing MFKDLIEYIVKSLVDYPDQVVVREVTGETVVIVELTVTEEDLGKIIGRYGRTLKAIRSVLYTAGLQAKKKVILELIEHPRSDAQTEE
- the trmD gene encoding tRNA (guanosine(37)-N1)-methyltransferase TrmD, translated to MIIDVLALFPEILAPALKTGILKRVQDADKLVVNLHDLREWATDKHKSVDDYPYGGGAGMILKPEPIFAAIAALNPETKAHVVYLTPQGIPLTQAVVESLSLETHLIFLCGRYKGVDERARHRLVTTEISIGDYVLSGGEIAALVLIDAIGRVLPGALGDYESAHVDSFSQELLDHPHYTRPAEFAGITVPEVLLSGHHENIEKWRYAEALKRTAKCRPDLLQKLELSEEDVEILKAAGLVE
- a CDS encoding signal recognition particle protein translates to MFESLGDRLQNTFKKLKGQGKLTENNISDTLREVRRAFLEADVNYKVTREFIERIKVRALGQEVLGSLTPELQIARIIGEELTQLMGEKAEKIRIASSGPTVVMLAGLQGAGKTTVAAKLALRFRKEGRKPLLVAADVYRPAAIKQLQVLGEQTETPVFSMGTEVSPVDIAESSVKEALAHGHNCVIIDTAGRLHIDESLMGELRQIKERVEPTEILLIVDAMTGQDAVNVAENFNNDLEIDGVILTKMDGDARGGAALSIRQVTQKPIKFIGVGEKIEAAALEEFHPERMSSRILGQGDFQTLLEKAEEVFSEDQAKELERKLTEQKGLDFDDFLTQLEQLKNMGPLDQLMDLMPFKNQLPVQNLTPDESHLRTAKAIIHSMTLEERKNPRLLDRSRKLRISKGSGTTVNQINMLVSQLQMMNRMLNQQAAMAMPQMGRKMGALPGLKRQTSRKPRKRRRRRSR
- a CDS encoding 50S ribosomal protein L19 — its product is MNLIESVENQYMKSNIPEFGSGDVVKVNTRIREGQKERIQAYEGTVIRRSHGGLKETFTVRRVAFGAGSERTFPLHSPNIESIQVIRYGAVRRAKLYYLRDRTGRAARVKERRR
- a CDS encoding ribonuclease HII, with the translated sequence MEMNVFELACRQSGYKQIAGIDEAGRGALAGPVIAAAVILPPHCSIKGLRDSKQLSPKQRAHLFDEIHDVAVSVGIGAADHRVIDRLNILRATLLAMQEAVEKLTPSPDYLLVDGLDLPAVGVAGEAIPKGDSKSCSIAAASIIAKITRDRLMVALDRAYPNYGFSRHKGYPTSQHRQAIAQFGASEIHRRTFKLLPDA
- the rpsP gene encoding 30S ribosomal protein S16 yields the protein MAVRIRLQRHGRKKRPFYRLVAADARAQRDGVFLERLGHYNPMTDPADVFIDEEKALKWLRRGAQPSDTAKRLLTQNGILMKFEYEKLGKPMPGTEVVEEVAKTEDSEPTETQDPGSETDTVPTKATSESAEEEE
- a CDS encoding sulfatase-like hydrolase/transferase → MKNIVLLITDTFRYDNLGERARRPIRTPLLDKFEAERATAVDKFYMSSFPTVPHRTDILTATVGWPHYPWQPIDLSGRSVISQLLSEQGYVTQLICDTPHLFNVRFQHCFDAAFQHRGQEGDKPLLHHNDEIKVVMPNEKTRPHPSYRGHTLPNTHRWTNRYYQYESETFSGRTSETTIRWLEENHRSGPFFLWVDFFDPHEPWDPPEYLVKRYDPDYTGPPMIHPNYGLSSLFTDAELHNLWAHYAGEAELIDRHIGRVLQKVEDLELWDDTLVVVLSDHGMSIGEHSRTGKSNIDPEDERYWPTYPEINHEMFLIAGGDVPSGQRLNLIAQPMDIMPTLCELAGVTLDPPKPFEGRSFAQALLNGEAQHREYAVTGCHIGAPDGTIPRRATVPFLVTDRWGYAPVGEYGRPELFDLPADPIAENNIAADNMELVQELHEMFMVHLTEHNAPEHFLDLWKEEPSGDGRGKWSIDYPDDSDE
- a CDS encoding right-handed parallel beta-helix repeat-containing protein, whose amino-acid sequence is MKITTPTHQHQKLAFCNLLIPLVCVLTAFFCGCQGEAFNLDVGGTSEIIEKSGELTENEVWDGRIYITDTLVVPAGVTLTIRSGTIVGFEPIDTPSQLIVRGELYAEGSPDRMIVFGSLGRQREQEQAPETETPFTPMTTDYGTMGMEENVGINTQITLTADPPKAGDWAGIQIDAESPNSRLTYCRIQHATVGITCGTDAVQIERCLLSENKTGILSEGTSPTITSNEFNRNGTGTQFRGSASPDVEYNEFTANNYGIICEDDARPRIQYNILRANYENAIVCYSTASPEIVSNNITLNVGWAVYDGGRLRDNFIQGNKQVGPNITELGTGTQSDQFYGVDEAYEPRNSPVTEAGVPRENF